The sequence ATCGCGCCTCAGGGCCGCTGGTTCGCCGCGCGGGGCGCCGTCGAGCCTCTGCTTTGGCGCTACCTGGGGCTGGACGTCTACAAGCTGATGGAGACAGGGGCCTGTATCGGTTCGCAGGCCCGAGGTGCGTACTGGCTGACATTCTTGGGCCAGCCGCTGCTGGGGCAGGTGGGGGGCGAGGAGGGCTTGAGAAGCAAGCTGGCTTTCCCTCAGGTGTCGGTGCAGCCGCTGGAAGGCGAGCGGGTGCTGCTTACCCTGGGAGAGTGGCCGAAACTGCTCGACACGCAGAAGGGCGAGACGGGACCGGAGTACAGGGCGCTGGCGCGCGTGTTGGAGCCGTATCTGTATGAGGAGCGGTATGACTGGTTCCCCAGGTTGCCCCCAGCAGAGAACTCCTTGCGCCGCTGGATCCGGCGCTTGTGCCAGTGAGTCCCGGAGAGCAGGGAGCACCCGAGATTGACGGGCGCGTGCTTGCGCCCCTGCGGGGGCATGCCGCAGGCCATGCGTGAACCGAACCTGTCTGCTCCTTCCAGCCATCGCGAACCTGCCCGTGCTCGGAGGGGCTCGCGATGAGCTTCCCTCGCTACCCGAAGTACAAGGACAGGGGTGTCCCGTGGCTGGGCGAGGTGCCTGCTCACTGGGAAGTGTGGAGTCGCCCACGCTGACGCAGCAGGCCGCGAACAACACCAAGGAACAGTTCGCGAACTCGCCGGATCTCCAGAGCGAATTGGAGAATGCCATCATCGCGGCGTACGACGCCCACACGCTCATGAGCACGCAGGCACTGGACTCGAAGGCGGTTCAGCAAGCGCTCAAGGACATCCTGCTGAACCATGCGCTGCTGTGGGAGGCGCTCCGCGCCAAGGCCACAGAGAGCCCGGCCCGGTAGGGGCCCCGCTTCTCAGCTGGGCGGGTGGGTCGGAGTCGCCTGCGCCAGGACTCCTTGTGGCCAAGTGCCCGTTTTTACAGGGGCTGTTTCAGCTGTGGCCATCCGCCCGTCGCAGACAGCTGACCAGTCAGCTGTGGCACGCCGCATTCTGATCAACCCAGTGGTTGGTACCGTGAACGTGGGGCCGTTCCTGTCACCGCTCCGGTGTGGGCTCCCGCCGCAGCACGATGTCCGTGAAGTGATAGGGCGCCCACGGGCCTGTGTACTGGAGCGTGAGCAACTCGAAGCGCGCCGCCAGCGAGCGCAGCTTCGCATCGAAGGCCGCCTCGTGCTCCCGTGCCACCAGGAAGGCCGCGTTCAGGATCATCCGCTCGCCCAGGGGGCGCACCTCGCGCACCGCGGTGGCCAGCGGCCTCAGGGACTCCAGCAGCGTCTGGGCGTCATGCCTCGCCGCTTCCCGGGCAATGACGTCCTCATCCCACAGCACCTTCACGCCCAGCTCGATGTGCCCTTCCAGCTTCGCCAGCACGCCCGTGAAGGCGTCCCGCGCCGAGCGCAGCAGCTCCACCACCTCCTCGTGGCCTCGGAACGTGAGCCCGAAGGCCGCTGGCAGCAGCGTGTGCTCGCGCATCACCGCCTCCTGCACGCGGTGGTGGGCCAGCAGGTGGTCCCTCGTGGGGTCCGGCACTGCCGCTGAGCCCTCGGACACCACCGCCGCCAGCTCGCCGTCGTGCACCGTCACCACCTCGGCGGGCGGTGTCCCCAGGCCGAGCGCGCCGAAGCGCAGCTCCTGCTTCGCGCGCAGCACCCCATACAGGTACAGGGAGGAGGTCCGGGCCATGGCCATCTGTCACTTCTTGCGTGCCGCGAGCACCTTCTTCACCTCCGCCACCAGCGTGTCCGGTAGACAGGGTTTCACCACGAAGGAGTCGCACTGCACCTGCTGCCCGGAGCCGGGCTCATTGGCCAACGCGTGCCCCGTCAGTGCCACCACCGGAATGTGCTTCGTGCGCTCGTCGCTCTTGAGCCGGCGCGTGGCCTCCCACCCGTCGATAATGGGCAGGGACAGGTCCATCAGGATGACGTCCGGTATCAGCGCGAAGGCCTTGTCCAGCGCCTCGGCCCCGTTCGTCGCCTGGTCCACCCGGAACCCGGAGAACTCCAGGTACTCCGCGTACATCTCCCGCGCGTCCTGGTAGTCGTCGACGACCAGCACGAGGGGCTTGGAGTTGTCCGGAGCATTCGTCATGAACGCCTCATACGCCACGGCACGTGCAGCGTGAAGGTGGAACCCTGGCCGATTGCACTCTGCACGGTGACCCGGCCTCCCAGCATCGCCGCCAGACGTCGGCAGATGGACAGACCCAGGCCGGTGCCGCCGTAGACACGCGTGGGAGAGCTGTCCACCTGCTGGAAATCCTCGAAAACCTTCTCCTGGTGCTCCGGCGCGATGCCAATGCCCGTGTCCTTCACGGAGATGCTCACCGTGGACGTGGCGAAGTCATACGCGGCCGACAGCTGCACCGAGCCCTCGTGCGTGAACTTCAGCGCGTTGGACAGCAGGTTGAGGACGATCTGCTTCACCTTCTGCCGGTCCCCGTGCAGCTCCGGCACGTCCGGTGTCACGTGGCTGCCCACCGTCAGCTTCGTCCGGGCGATGATGGGGTCCATCTCCGCCATCACCTCCTGGAGCAGCTCCGGGAGCTGGAAGTCCGTGAGGTTCAGCGGCATCCGCCCCGCTTCAATCCGGGTGATGTCCAGGATCTCGTTGATGACCTGGAGCAGGTGCCGCCCGTTGGAGTCGATGCGCTGCAGGTTGCGCCGTTGCTGGGGCGTCATCTCTCCGTTCACGCCCTGCAGCAGCATGCTCGTGTAGCCGAGGATGGCGTTGAGCGGCGTGCGGAACTCGTGGGACATGTTGGCCAGGAACTGGGACTTGGCCGCGCTGGCCTGCTCCACCTGGAGCGCCTGCCGCCGCAGCTTCTCGTTCTGCTCGGCCAGCTCCGCGGTGGCCGAGTGCACCTTGGCCTCCAGCTCGCTCGAGGCGGAGCGGACTTGCTCCAGCAGCCGTGCCTTCTCCAGCGCCTCCGTCCGGTCATGCAACAGGGTGACGATGGAGGTGGGCTCGCCATTGTCCGCGAGCACCTGGCTGGCCGTGGCCTCCATGGGCAGCGGGGTGCCCGTGGCGGGCTCCACCAGGTGCAGCTCCCCACGCCAGCGCTTCGGGCCGCCGGGCGTCAGCAGGTGCGACAGGAACGAGGAGAAGTGCGCGTCGTTGGTGTGCGCCCGCCGCCGGGTGGCCTCGCCGCTGTCCGGAGGGGCGTAGAAGAGGCGCTCGGCCGGATCATTCATCAGCACCGTGCCGCCGGACGGGTCCGTGACGATGATGGGATCCGCCACCGAGTCGAGAATGAGATCCAACCGCAGCCGCTCCGAGCGTGCCTCCTGCTCCGAGGCCCGCAGCCGCCGGTAGCTCTCACCGAGCGCCTGCGTGGCTCGGCCCAGCGCCGTCACGTTGCGCAGCACGCACACGTAGCCCGGGGGAGAGCCCGGCTCCTGCGCCGGGGTGCAGACGAGCTCGAAGAGCAAGTCCGTGCCCTCCACCGGATCCACCAGGGCCAAGTCCCGGCGGCGCACCGGGGATGCACCGCCCGTGGCGCTGCTCTGCAGCGCGGTGTGAAAGACGCGCTGGTTGAGCTCCACGGCGCGGCGGTGGCCCTCGCTGGCGCTCTCGTCCGCGAAGAAGAGCTGGCGCGCGCGGGCGTTGGCGGTGAGGACGTGGCCCTCCTGGTGGGTGTAGAGGATGGGGTCCGTCACCGCGTCCACGAGCAGGCGCAGCAGCCCTCGCTCCTGGTCGGTGGCCGAGGGGCTCGAAGCACTGGAGGGTGTGAGGGGGACGGTGGAGGACGGCACAGTCCTAGGCTCCGGTTCCCGTTTTTCCCGGAGGCACTCCGGGTCGCTCCAGGTGCGTGTTCACGGACTCGACGGCGAGGCGGCCACTTGGGGCAAGGGCCGAGGTTCGCGCAGGCTCCACGCCGGGCTCCTGGGCGAAGCGGATGCCCTGATCCAGGACGCGGTCCAGGATGTCGACCAGGCTGGTGCCTCCGGGATTTCGTGTGACCGGCATCCTGTGCTCCTGGCCGTGGCGGCCCGTCCCTCAACTTCATTAAATAGCGCGGTCCCCCTCAGACAACCTCAGCGTTTCGGCGGAAGTCCGCGCTTTGCCAACTCCTGAGAAGGCACTCTGTTGCCTCGGACACACCCTGTCCACCTTCTGGACGAGGAGCAGGCAGCCGTGCGGGCCGAGTCTGCTGGCTTACCAGCCCTCAGGGGAATCCCTAGCCTTGGTTCATGACGGAAGAGCGGATCCACAAGTCGCTCTGGACGACGACGGCGCCCGGGCGGCGGTTTCCCGTGCTCTCTGGAGACCTGACGGTGGATGTGGCGGTGGTGGGCGGCGGTGTCGCGGGCCTCACAGTGGCCTGGCTGCTCCGCAGGGCGGGCAAGAGGGTGGTGGTGCTGGAGATGAACCGGCTGCTCACCGGGCAGACCGGGCAGACCACGGCCCATCTCACCGAGCTGTTGGACACCCCGTACTCCACGCTCTGCTCGGACTTTGGCGAGAAGGGAGCTCGCCTGGCGGCCGCCTCCAGCCGGGACTCCATCGAGCAGATCGCCTCGCTGGTGAAGGCGCTGGGCGTGGACTGCGGGTTCCAGCGCGTGCCCATGTTCCGCTACGCGGAGACGGACTCGCAGCTGAGGGAGCTGGAGAAGGAAGTGGCTGCGGCGCGCAAGGTGGGGCTGCAGGCCTCGCTCACGCGGGACGTGCCGCTGCCGTTCCCAGTGAAGGGAGCGCTCCGGCTGGAGAACCAGGCGCAGTTCCACCCACGCACGTACCTGCTGGCCCTGGCCGAGCGCCTCGAGAAGGAAGGCTGCCTCATCTTCGAGGAGACGCGCGTGGTGGACGTGCAGGACGGGGTGCCCTGCCGCGTCGTCACGGACAAAGGCACCGTGCTGGCCACGGACGTGGTGGAGGCCACCACGACGCCGCTCAACAAGCTGTTCCTCCACAGCAAGCTCTACCCGTACCGCACCTACTCGGTGGCGGGTCCGCTGGAGGCGCCGCTGGAGGCGGGCCTCTATTACGACAGCCAGGACCCGTACCACTACATCCGCCCGCAGCGCATCGACGGGGTGGACTACCTGATCGTCGGTGGCGAGGACCACAAGGTCGGCACCGAGGAGGACACGGAGACGCACTTCGCCGCGCTGGAGGCGTACACGCGGCGCAACTTCCCTGTCACTCGCGTGACGCACCGCTGGTCCGGCCAGGTCATCGAGCCCGCGGACGGGCTGGCGTACATCGGCCGCAACAGCGCCTCGCGGCACACGTACGTGGCCACGGGCTTCTCGGGCACGGGCATCACCTGGGGGACGCTGTCGGGGATGATCCTCTCGGACCTGATCCTCGGGCGGGAGAACCCGTACGCCGCGCTCTATGACGCCAGGCGCGTGAAGGTGCGGGCGGGCGCCAAGGACTTCATTCAAGAGAACGCCGAGGTGGCCTTCCGCTTCGTCGCGGATCGGCTCGCGCGGCCGGACGGGCACCAGCTGTCCGAGGTGGCTCCCGGCGAGGGGAAGATTCTCGAGGTGGAGGGCAAGAAGGTGGCCGTCTACCGCGAGGAGAACGGCACCTGTCATGCCATCAGCCCAGTGTGCACGCACGTGGGGTGCCATGTGCACTGGAACCGCGCGGAGCGCTCCTGGGACTGCCCCTGTCATGGCGCCCGCTTCAGCCCCACCGGCAAGGTGCTCAATGGCCCGGCCGTGAGGGATCTCGCCTCCCAGAAGCTGCCAGAGGAGGCCTCAACCGCTTCACCTATCACCACACACGGAGAGGAATAACCATGGACGCGTTGGATCTGCTCAAGGAACAGCACGACGAAGTGAACACGCTCTTCAAGAAGTTCGAGAAGCTCGAGGAGGGCTCCACGGCGGAGCTCCGTGAGCTCTTCGTCATGATCGCGGACCGGCTCTCGGCCCACGCCACCATCGAGGAGCAGTTCTTCTATCCCTCCATCAAGACGGACAAGACGGAGGACCTCATCCGCGAGGCCGTGGAGGAGCACCTGGGCGTCAAGCGCATCATCGCGGACCTGCTGGAGATGGAGCCCTCGGACGAGCAGTTCGCCGCCAAGATGAAGGTGCTGATGGAGAACGTCGAGCACCACGTCGAGGAGGAAGAGGACGAGATGTTCAAGCTGGTGCGCAAGGTGCTCGACAAGGATCAGCGCTTCGCGCTCGGCGTTCAGATGAAGGCGGAGTTCGACGAGCTGATGAAGGGCGAGCCCCGCAACGAGGTGCCCATGCAGACGGACGAGGCGGCCCCGGTTTGATGCTGAACTGACGTGCAGTCCAGGCGCGAGGGTGGCACCATGGCCCGGCCATGCCTGCCACCGCTCGCGCCCGTGCTGTTGTCCCGCTCCTCCCCGAGTCCTTCACTCCCGCTGCTCGCAGAGCCTTGATGCGGGCGGATCCCGTCCTGGGCGCGCTGATGAAGCGGGTGGGGCCCCTCCAGCTGCAGATGAAGCCGCTGCACAGCCCGTTCTCGGCGCTGGCGGAGTCCATCGTCTACCAGCAGCTCCACGGCCGCGCGGCGGCCACCATCTTCGGCCGGCTCTGTGAGCGGGTAGGCCATGGCGCCGCGCTCACGCCGGAGGCGCTGCTGGCCACGCCGGACACGGCGCTGCGCGAGGCGGGCCTGTCGGCCGCGAAGCTGGCGGCGGTGAAGGACCTGGCGCAGAAGACACGGGAGGGCACGGTGCCCACGCTGGCCCAGGTCCACAAGATGGACGACGCGGAGCTCATCGAGCGCTTCACGCAGGTGCGTGGCATCGGCCAGTGGACGGTGGAGATGCTGCTCATCTTCCGGCTCGGGCGGCCGGACGTGCTGCCGGTGGATGACTACGCCATCCGCAAGGGCTTCATGCTGATGCAGGGGCTGGAGGAGTCACCGCGCCCGCGCGAGGTGCTCGCCTACGGGGAGCGCTGGCGGCCCTGGCGCACCGTGGCGAGCTGGTACCTCTGGCGCTCGCTGGATACGCCCCAGCCTCAGGAGGCGCTGGAGCCCTCGAGATCGGCGCGGCCCCAGTCTCCCCAGGCCCGCAAAAGCAAGCTGCGAACCTCGTCCTCCGTCACAGGGCGGAAGTCCGAGTAGCAGGACGACACGGTATCGAAGGGCAGCGGTTGCCAGGGGCAGACGACCTCATCGAACTCCTCGTTGATCAGCTGTAGGCCCTCCCGCGAGGCCACGGGGACTGCGGCCACCAACGTCCGGGCGCCCGTGCGGCGCACCAGGCCCGCAGCGTCCCGGAGCAGGAGCCCCTGGGCTGCGCCCTCGTCCACGATGAGGGCGATGCGTCCGTGGAGGGTGGGGGGTGGGGCGGGGGGACGAAGCGTGTGAATGCGCTGGCGGAGGCGGCGCCACGCGAAGGCGGTGGCTTGGCGCAGTGGCTCGTCGTTGACTCCCAGCGCGTTGATGACGGGCTCGTGGAGCTGTTGCGAGGGTGGCCAGCCGAGCAGCCCCAGAGTGATGTCTCCCCGGGGCGAGGTGATGGGCTCCAGGAAGCACAGCTCCAGGGGCACCGCGAGGTGCCGCGCCACCTCGAAGGCGATGGGCACTCCCCCGTTCGGAATGCCGAGCACGGTGACGTCATGCCGTCCTGCGTAGCGGGACAGTGAGCGGGCAAGCACCTCGCCCGCGTGAGAGCGGTGAGAGAAGGGCGTGATCATCTGGACGGAACCTGAGGAGCAAGCCTGGGCACGGCAAACAGGGGCCGCTCGCCCGGCTGCTCTCGTGCCCAGGGGCTTCCAAGGGAGCCTGCCTTGCGGCGCGTCCCCACCGTCCTCACCCCTTGAGACAAAGGAGCCATCGCTCATGCGTGCTTTGACTTATCAAGGGCCTTACCGGGTCCGTGTGGAGAACAAGCCTGATCCGACCATCGAGCACCCGCAGGACGTGGTGCTGAAGGTGACGCGGACGGCCATCTGTGGTTCGGACCTGCACCTGCTGCACGGTCTCATCGCAGACACCCGCGTGGGCTGCACGTTCGGGCACGAGTTCATGGGAGTGGTGGAGGAGACAGGGCGCGAGGTGAAAACCCTGCGCAAGGGCGACCGCGTGGTGGTGCCGTTCAACATCTCCTGCGGCATGTGCTTCTACTGTCAGCGCTCGCTCACGGCGCTGTGTGAGAACTCCAACCCGTGCAGCGATCTGGCCTCGGGCGTGTACGGGTACTCGCACACCACGGGCGGCTTCGAGGGCGGCCAGGCCGAGTATGTGCGCGTGCCCTACGCGGACGTCGGCCCTCTGAAGGTGCCCGAGGACATGGAGGACGAGGAGGTGCTCTTCCTCAGCGACATCCTCCCCACGGGCTACCAGGGCGCGGAGATGGGAGAGATCCAGGCCGGTGAGACGGTGGTGGTGTTTGGCTGTGGCCCCGTGGGCCTGTTCGCCATGAAGTCCGCATGGCTGATGGGCGCCGGGCGCGTCATCGCCGTGGACCACATTCCGTACCGGCTGACCTTCGCGGAGCAGTACGCGAAGGTGGAGACGGTGAACTTCAAGGAGGTAGGGGACGTGGTGATGCACCTCCGCGAGATGTGCGGCGGCCGCGGCGCGGACGTGTGCATTGACGCGGTGGGCATGGAGGCCGAGGGCTCCACCATGCACAAGATGCTGGGCCTGGCGAAGCTCGAGGCCGGCGCTCCCACGGCCATCAACTGGAGCATCGACACCGTGCGCAAGGGGGGCAACGTGTCGATCATCGGCGTGTACGGCCCGCCGTGGAACCTGATCAACATCGGCACGGCGATGAACAAGGGCCTGACGCTGCGGATGAACCAGTGCAACGTGCGCCGGTACATGCCTCGGCTGCTGGAGCACATCCGCGAGGGCCGTATCGACGCCAAGGGCATCATCACCCACCGCTTCCCGCTGGAGGACGCGGCGCACGCCTACCACCTGTTCGCCCAGAAGCGGGACAACTGCATCAAGTGCGTCCTGGTTCCCCACGGGCACGCCTGAGAGAGGACACAGCCATGATGAACGAACAGATCGTGGGCAAGGGCGCGGACGCGGATCCTGCCAACCGTCCTGGGATTCCGATGGAGACGGAGCCGGCACCGCTGGCAGGGGCGCAGATGCCCATCGAGCCCCAGAAGTCGGACTACCCGGTGCTGATGCACGGCGGGAAGCAGAAGATGCCGCCGGTGTTCGGGACGGCCTCGCCGCCCAAGGCGCTGAGCGGGCTCATCCGGAAGGCGGCCTACAAGTACCCGGACCACTGGGCCCGGCACTGGATGATGCTGATGATGGCGGACCGGGTGGACTCGTGGGAGCACAACCTGCGGAGGGTTCTTCCATTGGCCGCAGTCGTCCTCGTCGGCGGCCTGACGTACAAGCTGATCCGCCGCTGAGCGGGCGGCGGTAGCTCCGTCAGGAGCTGGGCTGCGGGGCGGGAGCGTCCTTCTGCTCCCGCAGCGGCAGCAGCAGGAACAGGAAGGCCGCTGAGAGCCCCGCGCCCAGCAGGAATACCTGGGCGTAGCTCCAGTGCGCCCGGTCGAAGAGCTGCCCCGCAATGGGGCCTGCGGGAGCTTTACCCGCAACCTCAATGCTGGCGAAGAGCGTGTAGTGGGTTGCGCCGACGCGGCGGTCTACCCGGGACATCATGAAGGCGAACACCACCGTCGTCAGTGCCCCGCCGAAGAACTCCTCGGCGATGGTGACGCCGATGACGCCCGCCTCCGTCACGCCCGTCTGTGCGAGCCACCAGCGGCCCAGCAAGGGGAATAGCCGTAGCGTTGTCGTCAGCGCGAGCGCGCGGAACAACGGCACCCGCGTTGCGAGCAGGCCGCCCAGCGCCGAGCCGAGGATGGAGGCTCCCTGCCCCCAGGTTCCGACCCAGAGGCCGATCTGCTCGGGCCGGATGCCCGCATCGACGAGGAAGAGCTTGTAGAGCACGTCGGACATCGTCTCGCCGAGCTTGTAGGTGCCGATGAACAGCAGCATCCACGCCGTTCCCGGCAGCAGCAGGGCCTCCTTGAGCTGTCCGAGCACCTCGCGCCAGCTCTTGCGCTCCTCCGAGCCCGAGGACTCCCGGGGCGCGGGCTCTCTCGTGAAGGCCATGAGCGTGAACACGGAGAGAGACAAGGCTGCCATGGAGAGGAACAGCCCCTTCCAGCCGATGTACTGGCTGGCCCAGACGAGCAGCCCGCCTCCAGTGAGCATTCCCAGCTTGTAGCCCACCACCTGCGCGGCGTTGCCGAAGCCCAGCTCCTCGGGTCGCAGCGAGTCCACCGCGAATCCGTCCACCGCGATGTCCTGGGTGGCTGCGAAGAGGTTCATCAGGAAGATGAGCCCGAGCAGCGCAGGCAGCGCTCCCTCCACGGGGACGAAGGCCGCGACGGCACAGGTGGCCGCCAGCGCTGCCTGGAGCGGGAGGATCCACGACTTGCGCCGGCCGATGCGGGCTGAGCCGTAGCGGTCCACCAGCGGCGCCCACAGCGCCTTGAACAGCCACGGCAGCGCCAGCAACCCGATGAAGCCAATGGCTCCCACCGAGACGCCCTGCATGCGCAGGTAGACGGGGAGCGCCGTGGCCTGGAACCCAAAGGGCATGCCCTGAACGAAGTAGAGGGCGCTCAGCAACCCCAGCTTGCGGACAGAGAGCTTCTTCACGGGAGGCCTGGGGGCATGGACGCCATCACGGGGTGGATTATCGTCCAGCAACCATGGAGAGGCCATCGTTGGAGAACCTGGAGACGCCCGCCGCGCTGGTAGACCTGGAGCGCGTCGATGCCAACCTGCGGCGTGTGGATGCCTACGCCCGGCAGCACGGCCTGCGCTGGCGGCCACACACGAAGACGCACAAGGTCCCCGTGCTCGCGGAGCTTCAGGTCCGGGCTGGGGCGTCCGGCGTCACGGTGGCCACGCCCCACGAAGCGGAGGTGATGAGTGCGGCCTCCAGCGATGTGTTCCTTGCCTATCCTCCCGTGGGCGCCGCCCGCCTCGAACGGTTGATGAGGCTCTCTGCGCACGTCCAGCTCTCGGTGGGGCTCGATTCCCGCGAAGTGCTCGAGGGACTGAGCGCCGCCGCGAAAAAGGCCGGGCGTACGGTGGGCGTTCTGGTGGAGATGGACTTGGGCATGCGGCGGGTGGGCGTGCAGCAGCCGGCGGAAGCGGTGGCACTGGCTCGGGCCATCCAGGCGGCGGAGGCCGTCGAGTACCGCGGCGTCACGTTCTACCCGGGGCACGTCCGTGCTCCCGTGGCGTCGCAGGACTCAGCGCTGAACGCGGTGTCCGTGCGCCTGGCGGAGTTCCTCGAGGTGCTGTCCAGCGCGGGGCTGCGCCCCCAAGTGGTGAGCGGAGGCTCCACGCCCACCCTCTGGCGCTCGCACGAGGTGCACGGGCTGACGGAGATCCGTCCCGGCGTGAACATCCTCAATGATCGCAACTCCGCCGCCGTGGGGGCCTGCGCCTGGGAGGATTGCGCCTACTCGGTGCTGGCCACGGTGGTGAGCACCACCGTCCCCGGGCAGGCCGTCATTGATGCGGGCGCCAAGGCGCTGGCGAAGGAGGAGGGGCTCGCGCCGGAGGGCGGGTACGGCGCGCTCCTGGATCGGCCGGACGTGGTGCTCCGGAGCCTCTCCGAGGAGCACGGCCTGCTGGATCTCTCGAAGACGGAGTGGCGGCCTCGCGTGGGAGACCGTGTGCGGGTGGTGCCGAACCATGTCTGCGTCTCGGTGAACCTGCACGAACGGCTCTGGGCGGTGCGGAAGGGGGCGGTGGAGCAGGCATGGGCCATCACGGGCCGGGGCTGGGGCGCTCCATGAATATGAAATAGCACCGCTCGGCGGAACCCCGAGGCCTGTGAGGGTGTTCCAGGAGGGCGTTCCTGGAGGACTCTCATGGTGCTCACCCTCGGACTGCTGAGCCTGGTCACGGTGGTTCCCACCGCCGCAGTGGAGATCGAGGTGTTCGTGCCGCTGTGCGACAACGCCCTGATCGCTTGTGGCCGCAGTGCTGCGGGAGATCCGCGCTCCTTGGAGGCGAACCTTTACTGGGGCGCCGCCTACGGGGCGGAGCGCTTCCTCTCCCGGGCTCCTGGCTTCACGGTGCGGAGTCGCCGCGAGGGCGCCCCTGGCTCCGCGGTCTTGCGCGAGCTCGTGCTCGAGCGCGCCCCGGGAAAGGGGGAGCGGCTCGTCCGGCTCTCTCTCCACGCTTACGCAGGAGATCAGATTGACACGGCCCTGGAAGACTTCCTGCGTGCGGCCGGAGGCGGCAGTTCGGCGGACCTCGTGGTCTGGGCGGGTCATGACCGGCTCATGGACCGGGAGCCGCCGTTGATTCAGCCCAGTACCCACCTGCCTCCACGGCCCGTGGTGGTCCTGGCGTGCATGAGCGAGCAGTACTTCGGGCCGGTGCTGCAATCTCTGGGGGCTCCGCCGGTCGTCCTCACCCGGACGTTGATGGCGCCCGAGGCCTATCTCCTCGAAGCACTGGCTTCGTCCGCGGCCAGGTACGGGCCCACGGAGTCTCAGCACCTGCGCACCGCGCTGGTGGATGCCTATGCCCGGTACCAGCGCATCACGCTTCGCGCTGCCAGCTCAGTCTTTTCTCGGCCAGGCGATCGCAAATGAACGCTCTGATCAGGGCTGCGGGGGAGACTGCATGTGACGCAGGATCATCGCCTCCAGCCGCTCGAGCGCCTTGTCCAGCACGTCCATGGACGGGCCGAAGGACAGGCGCACGTACTGCCGGAATCGCGAGGCACGGGCGCGGCGCTTGCCCGGATTCACGTCGAAGAACTCGCCGGGCACGCAGATGATCTTCTGCTCCAGCGCGGCCCGGAAGAAGCTCATGCCGTCATTGAGCGGCGCAGGCAGCCCGGCCAGGTTGCCCCACACATAGAAGGTGCCATCCGGCGGCCGGTCCGAGCGGATGCCCAGCCGCTCCAGCCGCGAGTGGAACCGGTCCCGCTTCTCGCGGAACGCCGCGTTGATGGCCTGTGTCTCGGCGATGACGTGCTGCTCCTCCAGCAGCGGGAGCGCGGCGCGCTGCAGGGGCCGAGTGCCTCCGCCATCCAGGAAGCTGCCTGCGCTGGAGACGGCCTCGATGACCTGCTTGGGCCCCACCGTCCACGTCATGCGCCAGCCCGGGTAACGCCAGTTCTTCGTGAGGCCGTCGAAGACGACCACGGGGTCCTTGTTCACGTCCTCCACGTACCGCGTGGCGCTCTCCACGGGGAGCTGCCCGGGGCGCCCCGTCCAGACGTAGTGCGAGTAGAACTCGTCGATGAGCAGCGTGCACTCCTGCTCGCGCGCCACGCCTACCCAGCGCGCCAGCTCATCGCCCTGCACCAGCTTTCCGGTGGGGTTGCACGGGTTGGAGAAGAGCAGGGCAGAGAGCCCACGCCCCTGGACCTCGCGCCTCAAGTCGTCGTGCGTGAAGGCGTAGCCGCGCTCGCCCTCCAGCATGATGGGGATGGCGGTGAACGCCTTGAAGACGTCCAGCAGCTCCTCATAGGCGGTGTAGTCGGGCAGGAAGTGGCCCAGGTTCACTGAGCCGAGGCTCGCCGCCGCGCGCGTCAGCGAGGTGCGCCCACCTCCGGACAAGCTCACGTTCTCCGCGCTGTACTGGCTGGGCATGCCCTTGCGGTAGAGCCGGTTGTAGAGGCCAGCGATGGCCTCGCGCACCTCCCAGAGTCCCGCCACCGGGGCGTACTCCAGGTCGGCCACATCCACGGCGACCTTGCCCACCCGCGGAGGAGCGCCGGGCAGCTCGCCCGTCTCCGGCTGCCCCTGGCCCAGGTTGCACCACTCCGAGTCTCCGGGCTTGTAGCCTCGACGGCCCGCCTCGGTGGTGACGTAGATGACGCCCGTGCGAGGCACGGAGCGGAATGCTGGAATCGTGGTTTCGTCGCTCACGGCGCGCACCCTAGCGAAGCTTGGAGACGCGCGCCTCTCCAGAGTGTTGGGGCCTGTACCTCCCGG is a genomic window of Hyalangium minutum containing:
- a CDS encoding phosphoribosyltransferase is translated as MITPFSHRSHAGEVLARSLSRYAGRHDVTVLGIPNGGVPIAFEVARHLAVPLELCFLEPITSPRGDITLGLLGWPPSQQLHEPVINALGVNDEPLRQATAFAWRRLRQRIHTLRPPAPPPTLHGRIALIVDEGAAQGLLLRDAAGLVRRTGARTLVAAVPVASREGLQLINEEFDEVVCPWQPLPFDTVSSCYSDFRPVTEDEVRSLLLRAWGDWGRADLEGSSAS
- a CDS encoding zinc-dependent alcohol dehydrogenase, with the protein product MRALTYQGPYRVRVENKPDPTIEHPQDVVLKVTRTAICGSDLHLLHGLIADTRVGCTFGHEFMGVVEETGREVKTLRKGDRVVVPFNISCGMCFYCQRSLTALCENSNPCSDLASGVYGYSHTTGGFEGGQAEYVRVPYADVGPLKVPEDMEDEEVLFLSDILPTGYQGAEMGEIQAGETVVVFGCGPVGLFAMKSAWLMGAGRVIAVDHIPYRLTFAEQYAKVETVNFKEVGDVVMHLREMCGGRGADVCIDAVGMEAEGSTMHKMLGLAKLEAGAPTAINWSIDTVRKGGNVSIIGVYGPPWNLINIGTAMNKGLTLRMNQCNVRRYMPRLLEHIREGRIDAKGIITHRFPLEDAAHAYHLFAQKRDNCIKCVLVPHGHA
- a CDS encoding MFS transporter, with protein sequence MKKLSVRKLGLLSALYFVQGMPFGFQATALPVYLRMQGVSVGAIGFIGLLALPWLFKALWAPLVDRYGSARIGRRKSWILPLQAALAATCAVAAFVPVEGALPALLGLIFLMNLFAATQDIAVDGFAVDSLRPEELGFGNAAQVVGYKLGMLTGGGLLVWASQYIGWKGLFLSMAALSLSVFTLMAFTREPAPRESSGSEERKSWREVLGQLKEALLLPGTAWMLLFIGTYKLGETMSDVLYKLFLVDAGIRPEQIGLWVGTWGQGASILGSALGGLLATRVPLFRALALTTTLRLFPLLGRWWLAQTGVTEAGVIGVTIAEEFFGGALTTVVFAFMMSRVDRRVGATHYTLFASIEVAGKAPAGPIAGQLFDRAHWSYAQVFLLGAGLSAAFLFLLLPLREQKDAPAPQPSS
- a CDS encoding D-TA family PLP-dependent enzyme — encoded protein: MERPSLENLETPAALVDLERVDANLRRVDAYARQHGLRWRPHTKTHKVPVLAELQVRAGASGVTVATPHEAEVMSAASSDVFLAYPPVGAARLERLMRLSAHVQLSVGLDSREVLEGLSAAAKKAGRTVGVLVEMDLGMRRVGVQQPAEAVALARAIQAAEAVEYRGVTFYPGHVRAPVASQDSALNAVSVRLAEFLEVLSSAGLRPQVVSGGSTPTLWRSHEVHGLTEIRPGVNILNDRNSAAVGACAWEDCAYSVLATVVSTTVPGQAVIDAGAKALAKEEGLAPEGGYGALLDRPDVVLRSLSEEHGLLDLSKTEWRPRVGDRVRVVPNHVCVSVNLHERLWAVRKGAVEQAWAITGRGWGAP
- a CDS encoding pyridoxal phosphate-dependent aminotransferase translates to MRAVSDETTIPAFRSVPRTGVIYVTTEAGRRGYKPGDSEWCNLGQGQPETGELPGAPPRVGKVAVDVADLEYAPVAGLWEVREAIAGLYNRLYRKGMPSQYSAENVSLSGGGRTSLTRAAASLGSVNLGHFLPDYTAYEELLDVFKAFTAIPIMLEGERGYAFTHDDLRREVQGRGLSALLFSNPCNPTGKLVQGDELARWVGVAREQECTLLIDEFYSHYVWTGRPGQLPVESATRYVEDVNKDPVVVFDGLTKNWRYPGWRMTWTVGPKQVIEAVSSAGSFLDGGGTRPLQRAALPLLEEQHVIAETQAINAAFREKRDRFHSRLERLGIRSDRPPDGTFYVWGNLAGLPAPLNDGMSFFRAALEQKIICVPGEFFDVNPGKRRARASRFRQYVRLSFGPSMDVLDKALERLEAMILRHMQSPPQP